Proteins from a single region of Streptococcus oralis:
- a CDS encoding pneumococcal-type histidine triad protein — protein MKINKKYLAGSAAALILSVCSYELGLYQARTVKENNRVSYIDGKQPSQKAETLTPDEVSKKEGINAEQIVIKITDQGYVTSHGDHYHYYNGKVPYDAIISEELLMKDPNYQLKDSDIVNEIKGGYVIKVDGKYYVYLKDAAHADNIRTKEEITRQKQEHSNNHGGGSNDQAVVVARAQGRYTTDDGYIFNASDIIEDTGDAYIVPHGNHFHYIPKSDLSASELAAARAFLSGKGGQTSSVGYRPSTNSSSSSSEASNSSSYGQINHSKVETNIRGWAPSVSSQVDNSYQASPSEDVSSLLKQLYALPLSQRHVESDGLVFDPAQITRKTANGVAVPHGDHYHFIPYSQMSDLEQKIARMISVKGQNNGNNRPVNTQKSTNSTVEHTFLGNSIKAYGKGLDGKPYDTSDGYVFSKDSIYSVDKSGIIARHGNHFHYVGFGELEQFELDEVSKWMKEKGQPNESVIPSENMDNKEKPKFDSKKVTGKVTKDGKVGYVLKENGKEYFYSRDELDLTQIAFSEQELMLKDRDHYRYDIVDTGIKPRLAVDVSSLPMHAANTTYDTGSSFIIPHIDHIHVVPYSWLEPDQIATIKYVMQHPEVRPEVWSKPGHEDSGSVIANVTPLEKRAGMQNWQIIHSAEEVQKALAEGRFATPDGYIFDPKDVLAKETFVWEDKSFSIPRAGGGSLRSITKSDLSEVEWKQAQDLIAKRMKEKESKTETSTHPNEELKPDSNNTENSDKNKTTVDKTEEQPKKNIGENETGTNNEIPSENKEISKEENDDDLPDYGLDKVTLNEHIEKLAKIAQIDPKFLIFQPDGVQFYNKNGELVMYDIKTLKPIKP, from the coding sequence ATGAAAATCAATAAAAAATATCTAGCAGGTTCTGCGGCAGCTTTAATTTTAAGTGTTTGTTCTTACGAGTTGGGACTGTATCAAGCTAGAACAGTCAAGGAAAATAATCGTGTTTCCTATATAGATGGTAAACAACCGAGTCAAAAGGCAGAGACTTTGACACCTGATGAAGTCAGTAAAAAAGAAGGTATAAATGCTGAGCAGATTGTCATCAAAATTACTGATCAAGGCTATGTCACTTCACACGGTGACCACTATCATTATTACAATGGGAAGGTTCCTTATGATGCTATCATCAGTGAAGAGTTGCTGATGAAAGATCCGAATTATCAGTTGAAAGATTCAGATATTGTCAATGAAATCAAGGGTGGTTATGTGATTAAGGTAGACGGGAAATACTATGTTTACCTGAAAGATGCGGCTCATGCGGATAATATTCGAACAAAAGAAGAAATCACTCGTCAGAAGCAAGAACATAGTAATAATCACGGAGGAGGTTCTAACGATCAGGCAGTAGTTGTAGCCAGAGCTCAAGGACGCTATACAACAGATGATGGTTATATCTTTAATGCATCTGATATCATCGAAGATACGGGCGATGCTTATATCGTTCCTCATGGTAATCACTTCCACTATATTCCTAAGAGTGACTTGTCTGCCAGTGAATTAGCTGCTGCTCGAGCCTTCTTATCTGGTAAAGGTGGCCAAACAAGCTCAGTTGGCTATCGTCCGTCTACAAATTCTTCTAGTAGCTCATCAGAGGCATCGAATAGTAGTTCATATGGACAAATAAATCATAGTAAAGTTGAGACAAATATTAGAGGATGGGCTCCAAGTGTTAGCTCACAAGTGGATAATAGTTATCAAGCAAGTCCAAGTGAAGATGTATCTAGTCTCTTGAAACAACTTTATGCCTTGCCGCTCAGTCAACGACACGTGGAATCAGATGGACTTGTCTTTGATCCAGCGCAGATTACAAGAAAAACTGCGAATGGTGTTGCAGTGCCACACGGAGATCATTATCACTTCATCCCTTATTCTCAAATGTCTGACTTAGAGCAGAAGATTGCGAGAATGATTTCTGTAAAAGGACAAAATAACGGAAACAACAGGCCAGTAAATACTCAAAAGTCAACAAACAGTACAGTTGAGCATACATTTTTAGGAAATTCAATTAAGGCTTATGGTAAAGGTCTGGATGGCAAACCATACGATACTAGTGATGGATATGTATTCAGTAAAGATTCTATCTATTCAGTTGATAAATCAGGCATTATAGCGAGACATGGAAATCATTTCCATTATGTGGGATTTGGAGAGTTAGAACAGTTCGAATTAGATGAAGTTAGCAAGTGGATGAAGGAAAAAGGCCAACCTAATGAGAGTGTTATTCCTTCAGAGAATATGGATAACAAAGAAAAACCAAAATTTGATTCAAAAAAAGTGACTGGTAAAGTGACTAAAGATGGTAAAGTAGGCTATGTTCTTAAAGAGAACGGAAAAGAATACTTCTACTCTCGAGATGAACTTGATCTTACTCAAATTGCTTTTTCTGAACAAGAACTCATGCTTAAGGATCGAGATCATTATCGTTATGATATAGTAGACACAGGGATCAAACCAAGATTAGCTGTAGATGTCTCAAGTTTGCCGATGCATGCAGCGAATACTACCTATGATACTGGAAGTTCATTCATTATTCCACACATTGATCATATTCATGTTGTTCCTTACTCATGGTTAGAGCCTGATCAAATTGCGACTATTAAATATGTCATGCAACACCCTGAGGTTCGTCCTGAAGTTTGGTCTAAGCCGGGTCACGAGGACTCAGGTTCCGTTATCGCTAATGTGACTCCTCTTGAAAAACGCGCTGGAATGCAGAATTGGCAAATTATCCATTCTGCTGAAGAAGTTCAGAAAGCTCTAGCAGAAGGTCGATTTGCAACTCCAGATGGTTATATTTTTGATCCGAAAGATGTATTGGCAAAAGAAACTTTTGTATGGGAAGACAAATCATTTAGTATTCCAAGAGCTGGAGGTGGTTCATTGAGAAGTATCACTAAATCCGACTTATCAGAAGTAGAATGGAAACAAGCGCAGGACTTAATAGCCAAAAGAATGAAAGAAAAGGAATCTAAAACTGAAACGTCTACACATCCTAATGAAGAATTAAAACCTGATTCAAACAATACTGAAAATAGTGATAAGAATAAGACTACTGTAGATAAAACTGAGGAGCAACCGAAGAAAAATATAGGGGAGAATGAGACTGGTACAAACAACGAAATTCCTTCAGAAAATAAAGAAATTTCCAAAGAAGAAAATGATGATGATTTACCAGACTATGGGTTAGATAAAGTAACTTTAAATGAACATATAGAAAAGTTAGCGAAAATTGCCCAAATCGATCCTAAGTTTCTAATCTTTCAACCAGATGGGGTTCAGTTTTACAATAAAAACGGTGAATTAGTGATGTATGACATTAAGACACTAAAACCAATAAAACCTTAA
- a CDS encoding metal ABC transporter solute-binding protein, Zn/Mn family: MKKRTFLLLMAGLLVLVLGACSQKENQEAKGMKIVTSFYPIYAMVKEVSGDLNDVRMIQSSSGIHSFEPSANDIAAIYDADVFVYHSHTLESWAGSLDPNLKNSKVKVLEASEGMTLERVPGLEDVEAGEGIDEKTLYDPHTWLDPEKAGEEAQIIADKLSEIDSANKETYQKNAKNFIAKAQELTKKYQPIFEKASQKTFVTQHTAFSYLAKRFGLKQLGIAGISPEQEPSPRQLTEIQEFVKTYKVKTIFTESNASSKVAETLVKSTGVSLKTLNPLEADPENDKTYLENLEENMSILAEELK; the protein is encoded by the coding sequence ATGAAAAAAAGAACATTTCTATTATTAATGGCAGGTCTCTTGGTTCTTGTCTTAGGAGCATGTAGTCAAAAAGAAAATCAAGAAGCAAAAGGAATGAAGATTGTAACAAGCTTTTACCCAATCTATGCCATGGTCAAAGAGGTATCGGGAGACTTGAATGATGTACGGATGATTCAGTCAAGTAGTGGGATTCACTCCTTTGAACCGTCAGCAAATGATATTGCTGCCATTTATGATGCGGATGTCTTTGTCTACCACTCTCATACGCTCGAATCTTGGGCGGGAAGTCTAGATCCTAACTTGAAAAACTCAAAAGTTAAGGTTTTAGAAGCTTCTGAAGGGATGACGTTGGAGCGTGTACCTGGTTTAGAAGATGTAGAAGCTGGCGAAGGCATCGATGAAAAAACACTCTATGATCCACATACTTGGTTAGATCCAGAAAAAGCAGGTGAAGAAGCTCAGATTATCGCTGACAAACTTTCGGAGATTGATAGTGCCAATAAGGAAACGTATCAAAAAAATGCTAAAAACTTTATCGCTAAAGCCCAAGAATTGACTAAGAAATACCAGCCTATTTTTGAAAAAGCGAGTCAAAAGACTTTTGTTACACAACACACAGCCTTTTCTTATCTCGCTAAACGCTTTGGTTTGAAACAACTTGGTATAGCAGGGATTTCCCCTGAACAAGAGCCAAGTCCGAGACAACTAACAGAAATTCAAGAATTCGTTAAGACCTATAAGGTTAAAACCATCTTTACTGAGAGCAATGCTTCTTCTAAAGTCGCTGAGACCTTGGTCAAATCAACAGGAGTTAGCCTAAAGACACTCAATCCTTTAGAAGCAGATCCTGAAAATGATAAAACTTACTTAGAAAATCTAGAAGAAAATATGAGTATTTTAGCAGAAGAATTAAAATGA
- a CDS encoding pneumococcal-type histidine triad protein — protein sequence MKINKKYLAGSAAALILSVCSYELGLYQARTVKENNRVSYVDGKQAAQKTENLTPDEVSKKEGINAEQIVIKITDQGYVTSHGDHYHYYNGKVPYDAIISEELLMKDPNYQLKDEDIVSEIKGGYVIKVDGKYYVYLKDAAHADNVRTKEEINRQKQEHSQYREGGTSANDGAVALARSQGRYTTDDGYIFNASDIIEDTGDAYIVPHGNHYHYIPKSELSASELAAAEAFLSGRSGQSNTPTYRRTNNNSASSDVDRWTPSYNNQGNSYSYTNTTNNSNTNSQVNQSDEDIDGLLKQLYALPLSRRHVESDGLVFDPAQITSRTARGVAVPHGNHYHFIPYSQMSELEERIARIIPLRYRSNHWVPDSRPEQPSPQPTPEPSPSPQPAPNPQPAPSNPIDEKLVKQAVRKVADGYVFEENGISRYIPAKELSAETAAAIDGKLAKQESLAHKLGAKKTNLSSGDQGFYNKAYDLLAAVHQNLLDNKGRKVDFDALDKLLERLNDESSDKVKLVEDILAFLAPIRHPERLGKPNAQIAYTDDEIQVAKLAGKYTTEDGYIFDSRDITSDEGDAYVTPHMTHSHWIKKDSLSEAERAAAQAYAKEKGLTPPSTDHQNPGNTEAKGAEAIYNRVKAAKKVPLERMPYNLQHTVEVKNGSLIIPHYNHYHNIKFEWFDEGLYEAPKWYTLEDLFATVKYYVEHPNERPHSDSGWGNASDHVQRNQNGQADSNQTENPSEEKPRTDKPEEEKPREEKPQSEKPESPKPTEESEEESPEEPEEPQVETEKVEEKLREAEELLAKFQDPIIKSNAKETLTGLKNNLLFGAQDNNTIMAEAEKLLALLKESK from the coding sequence ATGAAAATTAACAAAAAATACCTTGCTGGTTCTGCGGCAGCTTTAATTTTAAGTGTTTGTTCTTACGAGTTGGGACTGTATCAAGCCAGAACAGTCAAGGAAAATAACCGTGTGTCTTATGTTGATGGTAAACAGGCTGCGCAAAAAACGGAAAATCTGACTCCTGATGAGGTTAGTAAAAAAGAAGGTATCAATGCCGAACAAATCGTCATCAAGATAACAGACCAGGGCTATGTCACTTCACACGGCGACCACTATCATTATTACAATGGCAAGGTTCCTTACGACGCTATCATCAGTGAAGAGTTGCTGATGAAGGATCCAAACTACCAGCTCAAGGACGAGGATATTGTCAGTGAAATCAAGGGTGGTTATGTTATCAAGGTAGATGGAAAATACTATGTTTACCTTAAGGATGCAGCCCATGCGGATAATGTCCGTACAAAAGAAGAAATCAATCGGCAAAAACAAGAACATAGTCAGTATCGTGAAGGAGGAACTTCAGCAAACGATGGTGCGGTAGCCTTGGCACGTTCACAGGGACGCTACACCACAGATGATGGTTATATCTTTAATGCCTCTGATATCATTGAGGATACTGGTGATGCTTATATCGTCCCTCATGGGAACCATTACCATTACATTCCTAAGAGTGAGTTATCAGCCAGCGAATTGGCTGCAGCAGAAGCCTTCCTATCTGGTAGAAGTGGTCAATCAAATACGCCTACTTATCGCCGTACCAATAACAACAGTGCTAGCAGCGATGTAGATAGATGGACCCCATCCTATAATAATCAAGGCAACAGCTATAGCTATACGAACACAACCAACAACAGCAACACTAACAGTCAAGTCAATCAAAGTGATGAGGATATTGATGGCCTTCTGAAACAACTTTATGCCTTGCCACTCAGTCGACGACACGTAGAATCTGATGGCCTTGTTTTTGACCCGGCACAAATCACAAGTCGAACAGCCAGAGGAGTTGCTGTGCCTCATGGGAACCATTACCATTTCATCCCTTATTCACAGATGTCTGAATTGGAAGAACGAATCGCTCGCATCATCCCACTTCGCTATCGTTCGAACCATTGGGTACCGGATTCAAGACCAGAACAACCAAGTCCACAACCGACTCCGGAACCTAGTCCAAGCCCGCAACCTGCACCAAATCCTCAACCAGCTCCAAGCAATCCAATTGACGAAAAATTGGTCAAACAGGCGGTTAGAAAAGTAGCTGATGGCTATGTATTTGAGGAGAATGGAATCTCACGTTATATTCCTGCCAAGGAACTTTCAGCAGAAACAGCAGCAGCCATTGATGGTAAACTAGCCAAGCAAGAAAGTTTAGCTCATAAGCTAGGAGCTAAGAAAACCAACCTCTCATCTGGTGATCAAGGATTTTACAATAAGGCTTATGATTTATTAGCAGCAGTTCATCAAAACTTACTTGATAATAAAGGGCGTAAAGTTGATTTTGACGCTTTGGATAAACTGTTGGAACGTTTAAATGATGAAAGCAGTGATAAAGTTAAGTTGGTTGAAGATATACTTGCATTTCTAGCACCGATTCGTCATCCAGAACGTTTAGGAAAACCAAATGCGCAAATTGCCTACACTGATGATGAGATTCAGGTAGCCAAGTTGGCAGGCAAGTATACAACAGAAGATGGCTATATCTTTGATTCTCGTGATATCACCAGTGATGAGGGGGATGCCTATGTAACTCCACATATGACCCATAGCCATTGGATTAAAAAAGATAGTTTGTCTGAAGCCGAAAGAGCGGCAGCCCAGGCTTATGCTAAAGAGAAAGGTTTGACCCCTCCTTCAACAGACCATCAGAATCCAGGAAATACGGAGGCTAAAGGAGCAGAAGCTATCTACAACCGCGTGAAAGCAGCTAAGAAGGTTCCACTTGAACGTATGCCATACAATCTCCAACATACCGTTGAAGTTAAAAACGGAAGCTTGATTATTCCTCATTATAATCATTACCATAACATTAAGTTTGAATGGTTTGACGAAGGACTGTATGAGGCACCTAAGTGGTACACTCTTGAGGATCTCTTTGCGACTGTGAAGTACTATGTCGAACATCCAAACGAACGTCCGCATTCAGATAGTGGTTGGGGCAATGCAAGCGACCATGTTCAAAGAAACCAAAATGGTCAAGCTGATAGCAATCAAACGGAAAATCCATCAGAGGAGAAACCTCGGACAGACAAACCTGAGGAGGAAAAGCCACGCGAAGAGAAACCGCAAAGTGAGAAACCAGAATCTCCAAAACCAACAGAGGAATCGGAAGAAGAATCACCAGAGGAGCCAGAAGAACCTCAGGTTGAGACTGAAAAGGTTGAAGAGAAGTTAAGAGAGGCTGAAGAGCTACTTGCAAAGTTTCAAGACCCCATCATCAAGTCAAATGCCAAAGAAACTCTCACTGGTTTAAAAAATAACCTGCTATTTGGTGCCCAGGACAACAATACCATTATGGCTGAAGCTGAAAAGTTATTGGCTTTATTAAAGGAGAGTAAGTAA
- the ptsP gene encoding phosphoenolpyruvate--protein phosphotransferase: MTEMLKGIAASDGVAVAKAYLLVQPDLSFETVTVEDTNAEEARLDAALKASQDELSVIREKAVGTLGEEAAQVFDAHLMVLADPEMISQIKETIRAKKVNAEAGLKEVTDMFITIFEGMEDNPYMQERAADIRDVTKRVLANLLGKKLPNPASINEEVIVIAHDLTPSDTAQLDKNFVKAFVTNIGGRTSHSAIMARTLEIAAVLGTNNITEIVKDGDILAVNGITGEVIINPTDEQAAEFKAAGEAYAKQKAEWALLKDAQTVTADGKHFELAANIGTPKDVEGVNANGAEAVGLYRTEFLYMDSQDFPTEDEQYEAYKAVLEGMNGKPVVVRTMDIGGDKELPYFDMPHEMNPFLGFRALRISISETGDAMFRTQIRALLRASVHGQLRIMFPMVALLKEFRAAKAVFDEEKANLLAEGVAVADNIQVGIMIEIPAAAMLADQFAKEVDFFSIGTNDLIQYTMAADRMNEQVSYLYQPYNPSILRLINNVIKAAHAEGKWAGMCGEMAGDQQAVPLLVGMGLDEFSMSATSVLRTRSLMKKLDTAKMEEYANRALTECSTMEEVLELQKEYVNFD, translated from the coding sequence ATGACAGAAATGCTTAAAGGAATCGCAGCATCTGACGGTGTTGCAGTTGCAAAAGCATATCTACTCGTTCAACCGGATTTGTCATTTGAGACTGTTACAGTCGAAGATACAAACGCAGAAGAAGCTCGCCTTGATGCCGCTCTAAAAGCATCACAAGACGAGCTTTCTGTTATTCGTGAGAAAGCAGTAGGTACGCTCGGTGAAGAAGCAGCTCAAGTTTTTGACGCTCACTTAATGGTTCTTGCTGACCCAGAAATGATCAGTCAAATCAAGGAAACAATCCGTGCGAAGAAAGTGAATGCAGAAGCAGGTCTGAAAGAAGTGACAGACATGTTTATCACTATCTTTGAAGGCATGGAAGACAACCCATACATGCAAGAACGTGCAGCGGATATCCGCGACGTAACAAAACGTGTATTGGCAAATCTCCTTGGTAAAAAATTGCCAAACCCAGCTTCTATCAATGAAGAAGTGATCGTGATTGCGCATGACTTGACTCCTTCAGATACAGCTCAATTGGACAAAAACTTTGTAAAAGCTTTTGTAACCAACATTGGTGGACGTACAAGCCACTCAGCTATCATGGCGCGTACACTTGAAATCGCGGCAGTATTAGGTACAAACAACATCACTGAAATTGTTAAAGATGGTGATATCCTTGCTGTTAACGGTATCACTGGTGAAGTGATTATCAACCCAACTGATGAGCAAGCGGCAGAATTCAAGGCTGCTGGTGAAGCTTATGCGAAGCAAAAAGCTGAATGGGCACTTTTGAAAGATGCTCAAACAGTGACTGCTGATGGTAAACACTTTGAATTGGCTGCTAATATCGGTACTCCAAAAGACGTTGAAGGTGTCAATGCCAACGGTGCTGAAGCTGTTGGTCTTTACCGTACAGAGTTCTTGTACATGGATTCTCAAGACTTCCCAACAGAAGACGAGCAGTACGAAGCTTACAAGGCTGTACTTGAAGGAATGAACGGTAAACCTGTTGTCGTTCGTACAATGGATATCGGTGGAGATAAGGAACTTCCTTACTTCGATATGCCTCACGAAATGAACCCATTCCTTGGATTCCGTGCACTTCGTATCTCTATATCTGAGACTGGAGATGCTATGTTCCGTACACAAATCCGTGCCCTTCTTCGTGCGTCTGTTCACGGTCAATTGCGTATCATGTTCCCAATGGTTGCGCTCTTGAAAGAATTCCGTGCAGCGAAAGCAGTCTTTGACGAAGAAAAAGCAAATCTTCTTGCTGAAGGTGTTGCAGTTGCGGATAATATCCAAGTTGGTATCATGATCGAAATCCCAGCAGCAGCAATGCTTGCAGACCAATTTGCTAAAGAAGTTGACTTCTTCTCAATTGGTACAAACGACTTGATCCAATACACAATGGCAGCAGACCGTATGAACGAACAAGTTTCATACCTTTACCAACCATACAACCCATCAATCCTACGTTTGATTAACAACGTTATCAAAGCAGCTCACGCTGAAGGTAAATGGGCTGGTATGTGTGGTGAGATGGCTGGTGACCAACAAGCTGTTCCGCTTCTTGTCGGAATGGGCTTGGATGAGTTCTCTATGTCTGCAACATCAGTACTTCGTACACGTAGCTTGATGAAGAAACTCGATACAGCTAAGATGGAAGAGTACGCAAACCGTGCCCTTACAGAATGCTCAACAATGGAAGAAGTTCTTGAACTTCAAAAAGAATACGTTAATTTTGATTAA
- a CDS encoding phosphocarrier protein HPr translates to MASKDFHVVAETGIHARPATLLVQTASKFASDITLEYKGKSVNLKSIMGVMSLGVGQGADVTISAEGADADDAIVAITETMEKEGLA, encoded by the coding sequence ATGGCTTCTAAAGATTTCCACGTAGTGGCAGAAACAGGTATCCACGCACGTCCAGCAACATTGTTGGTTCAAACAGCTAGCAAATTTGCTTCAGATATCACTCTTGAGTACAAAGGTAAATCAGTAAACCTTAAATCAATCATGGGTGTTATGAGTCTTGGTGTTGGCCAAGGTGCTGATGTTACAATTTCAGCTGAAGGTGCAGATGCTGACGACGCAATCGTTGCTATCACTGAAACTATGGAAAAAGAAGGATTGGCATAA
- a CDS encoding alpha/beta hydrolase family protein: MKENKVILKRQSTRVFFKNGDTDFFFNWLLGIGEVFGFSHGELYYLAQKLGNSPKPDDWKNVFLSHVNYLEQAASNSGLSEQTKAQYYLAQTYSLRSAIQFTDPFSEEYLSTVRQMEKVFSSAIHSLGAPIEKLTIPYQGSYLPGYYLHSGDNCPTLIMIGGGDTYREDLFYFAGYPGWIRNYNVLMVDLPGQGSNPSRGLVFDVDASIPISLCIDWLENRNPKLNYLAIYGVSGGGYFTAQAVEKDPRIHAWIASTPIYDVAELFRKEFGSSLKAPSWLINAILKLAGNLNESANLNLKKYAWQFGTSDFKSAIDDVFNYAKIVDYQKIQCPCLFIMGKGEGTELQRQTKVIYEALKSKNPQTKLQVFESESGADAHCQVNNLRLAHNIVFDWLDTLFEWNQSKF, from the coding sequence GTGAAAGAAAACAAGGTTATTTTAAAGCGGCAATCTACTCGCGTATTTTTTAAGAATGGGGATACGGATTTTTTCTTTAATTGGTTGCTAGGAATCGGTGAAGTTTTTGGCTTCTCTCATGGAGAGCTGTATTATCTTGCTCAAAAGTTAGGTAATTCACCAAAGCCTGATGACTGGAAAAATGTATTTTTATCGCATGTAAACTATCTTGAACAAGCAGCAAGTAATTCAGGATTGAGTGAACAAACAAAGGCGCAGTATTATCTTGCACAGACCTACTCACTTCGCTCGGCAATCCAGTTTACCGATCCATTTTCTGAAGAGTATTTATCGACCGTTCGTCAAATGGAGAAGGTGTTTTCTAGTGCAATTCATTCACTAGGTGCACCGATTGAAAAATTAACTATTCCCTATCAGGGTTCTTACTTGCCTGGGTATTATCTGCATAGCGGCGATAATTGCCCAACGCTAATCATGATTGGTGGAGGTGATACTTATCGCGAAGATTTATTTTACTTTGCAGGATATCCTGGATGGATACGAAATTATAATGTTTTAATGGTTGACCTTCCCGGTCAAGGGAGCAATCCTAGTAGAGGGCTGGTCTTTGATGTGGATGCCTCTATTCCAATTTCATTATGCATAGACTGGTTGGAAAATAGAAATCCTAAACTAAATTATTTAGCCATTTATGGTGTCAGCGGAGGGGGATATTTTACCGCACAAGCTGTTGAAAAGGATCCAAGAATTCATGCTTGGATTGCTAGTACCCCTATTTACGACGTTGCAGAACTTTTCAGAAAAGAATTTGGATCAAGTTTGAAAGCACCTAGTTGGTTAATAAATGCCATTTTAAAATTAGCTGGAAATTTGAATGAATCAGCAAATTTGAATCTTAAAAAGTATGCATGGCAGTTTGGTACTTCTGATTTTAAGAGTGCTATTGATGATGTATTTAACTATGCAAAGATTGTAGATTATCAAAAAATTCAATGTCCTTGCCTGTTTATAATGGGAAAGGGAGAAGGTACTGAGCTGCAACGACAAACTAAGGTAATTTATGAAGCGCTTAAATCTAAAAATCCGCAAACTAAACTTCAGGTTTTTGAGTCCGAAAGCGGTGCAGATGCTCATTGTCAAGTCAATAATTTAAGACTCGCCCATAATATCGTTTTTGATTGGTTGGACACTTTATTTGAATGGAATCAATCAAAGTTTTAG
- the nrdH gene encoding glutaredoxin-like protein NrdH, producing MVTVYSKNNCVQCKMTKRFLDSNNVAYREINLDEQPEYIDQVKELGFSAAPVIQTPTEVFSGFQPGKLKQLA from the coding sequence ATGGTAACCGTTTATTCTAAAAACAACTGTGTCCAATGTAAGATGACCAAGCGTTTCTTGGACAGCAACAATGTCGCTTATCGTGAGATCAATCTTGACGAGCAACCAGAGTACATCGATCAAGTTAAAGAGCTCGGTTTCAGCGCTGCTCCTGTTATCCAAACACCAACTGAAGTCTTTTCAGGCTTCCAACCAGGAAAACTGAAACAATTAGCATAA